In the Marinomonas algicola genome, one interval contains:
- the ruvB gene encoding Holliday junction branch migration DNA helicase RuvB, producing MIESDRIISAEPKTSEFHHDRAIRPQSLSEYIGQPVVREQMEIFIQAAKQRNEALDHSLIFGPPGLGKTTLANIIANEMGVEIKTTSGPVLERAGDLAALLTNLNEGDVLFIDEIHRLNPAIEEVLYPAMEDYQLDIMIGEGPAARSIKIEIPPFTLIGATTRAGLLTSPLRDRFGIVQRLEFYNVESLTSIVSRSAKKLGIEMDQAGSFEVARRSRGTPRIANRLLRRVRDVAQVKGELCVGDVIAKRALDMLSVDSQGFDHLDRRMLLTMIEKFDGRPVGLDNIAAAIGEDRDTIEDVVEPFLIQQGFIMRTPRGRQVTKRAYEHFNYQLPSDLT from the coding sequence ATGATTGAATCTGATCGCATTATTTCGGCTGAGCCAAAAACAAGTGAATTTCATCATGATAGAGCAATTCGTCCCCAAAGTTTGTCGGAATACATTGGGCAGCCAGTTGTTCGTGAGCAAATGGAGATTTTTATCCAGGCGGCTAAGCAGCGTAATGAAGCGCTTGATCATTCTTTGATCTTTGGCCCGCCGGGTCTTGGGAAGACAACGTTAGCCAATATTATTGCAAATGAAATGGGGGTTGAGATAAAAACGACTTCCGGGCCTGTTCTTGAAAGAGCTGGAGATTTGGCCGCTTTGTTAACGAACCTAAATGAGGGCGATGTTCTTTTTATTGATGAGATACATAGATTAAATCCAGCTATTGAAGAGGTTCTGTATCCTGCGATGGAGGATTACCAGCTAGACATTATGATAGGCGAAGGCCCGGCTGCGCGTTCCATAAAAATTGAGATACCGCCATTTACTTTGATTGGTGCGACGACAAGAGCGGGATTATTAACATCGCCTTTGCGAGATAGGTTTGGTATTGTTCAGCGTTTAGAGTTTTACAATGTTGAGTCGTTAACCTCCATTGTGAGTCGCTCAGCAAAGAAGCTTGGTATTGAGATGGATCAGGCTGGAAGCTTTGAAGTAGCGCGTAGATCAAGAGGCACCCCAAGAATTGCTAATCGTCTATTGCGCAGAGTAAGAGATGTTGCGCAGGTCAAGGGTGAGTTGTGTGTGGGTGACGTTATTGCTAAACGCGCTCTCGATATGTTGAGTGTTGACTCTCAAGGTTTTGATCACCTTGATCGTCGTATGTTATTGACTATGATTGAGAAATTTGACGGGCGGCCTGTAGGTCTAGATAATATTGCTGCGGCTATTGGAGAAGATAGAGATACAATTGAAGACGTAGTTGAGCCTTTCTTAATACAGCAAGGGTTTATAATGAGGACGCCAAGAGGTCGTCAAGTTACCAAACGGGCATATGAGCATTTTAATTATCAGTTGCCATCAGATTTAACTTAG